One window of Robiginitalea biformata HTCC2501 genomic DNA carries:
- a CDS encoding DUF2911 domain-containing protein, producing the protein MKIFKWIVIVFGALLLLFYFLGMPYLREQTKKHSPERTAQYEAAGITLEVNYSSPSKKGRTIFGELVPYDEVWRTGANEPTTFTTSGDIYVGGKPLPAGTYSLWTIPGREAWTIILNEEVPDWGVTLLSGGDKTTRDPEHDVVQVAVPALGLPSPVEDFTIEFDVISQDVFMRLAWDQTEVLVKVNP; encoded by the coding sequence ATGAAAATTTTCAAATGGATCGTTATCGTCTTCGGCGCCCTGCTGCTCCTGTTTTATTTTTTGGGCATGCCCTACCTGCGGGAGCAGACAAAAAAACACAGCCCGGAACGGACGGCCCAATACGAGGCGGCCGGCATAACCCTGGAAGTCAATTATTCCAGTCCTTCCAAGAAGGGCCGGACCATCTTCGGGGAACTCGTTCCCTACGACGAGGTCTGGCGCACCGGGGCCAACGAACCCACCACGTTTACCACCAGCGGAGACATCTATGTAGGTGGCAAGCCGCTGCCGGCAGGAACCTACTCGCTCTGGACGATCCCGGGACGGGAAGCCTGGACCATCATCCTGAACGAAGAGGTGCCCGATTGGGGGGTAACCCTGCTGAGCGGGGGCGACAAAACCACCCGGGACCCGGAACACGATGTGGTTCAGGTAGCGGTGCCCGCCCTGGGACTCCCGTCACCCGTAGAGGATTTTACCATTGAGTTCGACGTAATCAGCCAGGACGTATTCATGCGCCTTGCGTGGGACCAGACCGAAGTACTCGTGAAAGTAAACCCCTGA
- a CDS encoding DUF4097 family beta strand repeat-containing protein, with protein sequence MNQSVATASKTLILALLLGWQAGYAQKSKTYKESFSVEPDVEVALNTSHADIEFETWNRNEVSVEAVITLEGATEEEAAAYFENGGVEILGNSSRVEVSTRAGNNWSFRFNGDFNMGDMDFVMPEIPDIEPILADIQIPDIGPVLEGMELPPMPPIPFQSFDYEAFEKEGEAYMKRWKKEFDKKFDKEYQQRLEEWSKRVAERAKAMESRIEAQEERRQEQMERRAEMMEQRAEQRERAQRAREEARAKLAEARERVREDRDRSRVFFMQGESGNGKYNIKKTIRIKMPKGARLKLNVRHGEVKLAENSLNIRATLNYASLSAATIEGEQTFVEARYSPIAVKAWNSGRLSADFSEDVKLNEVGRLDLSATSSQVTIDRLLRQASIRNNLGGVSIGYISEDFKDMTISVDNGQLAVQLPDGSYRISVQKRDSRVDYPGYIIWEGTESATTGTRKGYHLARDAGSSIVINASYSDVKLNR encoded by the coding sequence ATGAATCAGTCAGTAGCAACAGCGTCTAAAACGCTGATCCTTGCCCTCCTGTTGGGGTGGCAGGCCGGGTACGCCCAAAAGTCTAAAACGTACAAGGAGTCTTTCAGTGTGGAACCGGATGTGGAAGTGGCCCTCAATACAAGCCATGCGGACATCGAATTCGAGACCTGGAACCGGAATGAAGTGTCCGTGGAAGCTGTGATCACCCTGGAAGGCGCCACCGAGGAAGAAGCTGCCGCCTATTTTGAAAACGGCGGGGTAGAAATTTTGGGCAACAGCTCCCGGGTTGAGGTGAGTACCCGCGCAGGGAATAATTGGTCCTTTCGATTTAACGGGGATTTCAACATGGGAGACATGGATTTCGTCATGCCGGAGATCCCGGATATCGAGCCGATCCTCGCGGACATCCAGATCCCGGATATCGGACCCGTCCTGGAGGGAATGGAGTTGCCGCCCATGCCGCCCATCCCTTTCCAGAGTTTCGACTACGAGGCTTTTGAGAAAGAAGGTGAGGCGTATATGAAGCGTTGGAAAAAGGAATTCGACAAGAAATTCGACAAGGAATACCAGCAGCGACTGGAGGAGTGGTCCAAGCGGGTGGCAGAACGCGCCAAAGCCATGGAGTCCCGGATAGAAGCACAGGAAGAGCGGCGCCAGGAACAAATGGAGCGGCGTGCGGAAATGATGGAACAGCGGGCCGAACAGCGCGAGCGGGCCCAGCGCGCCCGGGAAGAAGCCAGGGCGAAGCTGGCCGAGGCGCGGGAACGCGTCCGGGAGGATCGGGACCGTTCGCGGGTATTCTTTATGCAGGGGGAATCCGGAAACGGGAAGTACAACATCAAGAAAACCATCCGGATCAAAATGCCCAAAGGCGCCCGCCTGAAACTGAATGTGCGGCACGGGGAGGTGAAACTGGCCGAAAACTCGCTGAACATCCGGGCCACCCTGAATTATGCCAGCCTGAGTGCAGCGACTATCGAGGGGGAACAGACCTTTGTGGAAGCCCGGTATTCCCCCATCGCCGTGAAGGCGTGGAACAGCGGCCGCCTCAGCGCGGATTTTTCGGAGGATGTGAAGCTAAATGAAGTGGGCCGGCTCGACTTGTCGGCCACTTCATCCCAGGTGACCATCGACCGGCTGCTTCGGCAGGCGTCTATCAGGAACAACCTCGGGGGGGTAAGCATCGGGTACATTTCCGAAGATTTCAAGGACATGACCATTTCCGTAGACAACGGGCAACTGGCCGTGCAACTTCCCGACGGCTCCTACCGGATCAGCGTACAGAAGCGGGATTCCCGCGTGGATTACCCGGGTTACATCATCTGGGAAGGCACCGAATCGGCGACCACGGGCACCCGTAAAGGGTACCACCTTGCCCGAGACGCCGGAAGTTCCATCGTTATCAATGCCTCCTACAGCGACGTAAAACTGAATCGCTGA
- the msrA gene encoding peptide-methionine (S)-S-oxide reductase MsrA gives MKNIKRSLLLTAGLILAISCQTKAKKGETAESGRQATAPQMEKEVPQDLSAYETAYFASGCFWCVEAIFESVKGVAEAESGYAGGTEENPTYEQVSYGRTTHAEAVKVYYDPEVVSFFELVQVFFGSHDPTTPNRQGPDRGPQYRSIAFYENDSERQIITAYMEALEEQRVYDRPIVTEVSPLTQFYKAEEYHQDYERKHPDNPYIQNVSVPRLNRFKANFQDFLKEDIH, from the coding sequence ATGAAAAACATCAAGAGAAGCCTGTTGCTAACAGCCGGGTTGATCCTGGCCATTTCCTGCCAGACCAAAGCGAAAAAGGGCGAAACTGCCGAATCGGGTCGCCAGGCTACTGCCCCGCAAATGGAAAAAGAAGTCCCACAAGACCTCTCGGCCTACGAAACTGCCTATTTTGCCAGCGGTTGTTTCTGGTGCGTTGAGGCCATTTTTGAGAGCGTCAAAGGCGTTGCAGAAGCCGAATCGGGGTATGCGGGCGGAACGGAGGAAAACCCCACCTACGAGCAGGTCAGCTACGGGCGTACCACCCATGCAGAGGCCGTGAAGGTATACTACGACCCGGAAGTGGTGAGCTTTTTTGAACTCGTCCAGGTATTCTTCGGGTCCCACGACCCGACCACGCCGAACCGTCAGGGACCGGACCGGGGCCCCCAGTACCGGTCAATCGCATTTTACGAAAATGATTCCGAGCGCCAGATTATCACCGCCTATATGGAGGCGCTCGAAGAACAGCGGGTCTACGACCGGCCAATTGTGACCGAGGTATCCCCCCTCACCCAATTTTACAAGGCCGAGGAATACCACCAGGATTACGAACGAAAGCATCCGGATAACCCGTACATCCAAAATGTCTCCGTCCCGAGGCTCAACAGGTTTAAGGCCAATTTTCAGGATTTCCTCAAAGAGGACATTCATTAA
- a CDS encoding glycosyltransferase family 2 protein, whose protein sequence is MEVLTQSLLSIVVPLYNEEENVRLLTEKIHTSLEGYNYQIVYVDDFSTDGTRQAVRRMADPKVHLVCLKKNYGQSLALAAGLDYAQGEYIITMDGDLQNDPADIPLMLPFALSGEYDVVTGIRQKRQDSLIKKIPSKIANFLVRRVTKLDIKDNGCALKVFTRTIAKDLNLYGEMHRFITLLAFLEGAQIKQVPVRHHARHAGVSKYGLERVFKVIADMMLLLFIRKYFQRPIHLFGIFGVLLILLGLAINVYLLVVKFGFGQDIGTRPLLIFGMMFILGGIQLFTIGIVMELLIRTYYESQSKRPYRIKNVLIGGEPA, encoded by the coding sequence ATGGAGGTCCTGACCCAATCGCTCCTTTCGATCGTCGTTCCGCTCTACAACGAGGAAGAAAATGTCCGCCTGCTCACCGAAAAAATCCACACCAGCCTGGAAGGGTACAACTACCAGATTGTGTATGTGGATGATTTCTCGACAGACGGTACCCGGCAGGCGGTACGCCGGATGGCCGACCCGAAAGTACACCTGGTCTGCCTGAAAAAGAACTACGGGCAAAGCCTCGCCCTGGCTGCAGGGCTCGACTACGCCCAGGGGGAATACATCATTACCATGGACGGCGACCTGCAGAACGACCCGGCCGATATCCCGCTGATGCTGCCCTTTGCCCTGAGCGGAGAATACGACGTGGTCACAGGCATCCGTCAGAAGCGCCAGGACTCGCTGATCAAGAAAATCCCCTCCAAAATTGCCAATTTCCTGGTGCGCCGGGTTACGAAGCTCGACATCAAGGACAACGGGTGCGCCCTGAAAGTATTCACCCGGACCATCGCCAAGGACCTGAACCTCTACGGAGAAATGCACCGGTTTATCACCTTGCTGGCCTTCCTGGAGGGCGCCCAGATCAAGCAGGTACCCGTACGCCACCACGCCCGCCATGCGGGGGTATCCAAATACGGCCTGGAACGGGTCTTCAAAGTCATCGCGGACATGATGCTGCTGTTGTTTATCCGGAAGTACTTCCAGCGCCCCATCCACCTGTTTGGGATTTTCGGGGTCCTGCTCATCCTGCTCGGCCTGGCGATCAACGTGTATTTGCTCGTGGTGAAGTTTGGCTTTGGCCAGGATATCGGGACGCGACCGCTCCTGATCTTCGGCATGATGTTTATCCTCGGGGGTATCCAACTCTTCACAATCGGCATCGTCATGGAATTGCTGATCCGGACCTACTACGAATCCCAAAGCAAAAGGCCGTATCGCATCAAAAATGTATTGATCGGTGGGGAACCTGCGTAA
- a CDS encoding lysylphosphatidylglycerol synthase transmembrane domain-containing protein: MGNLRKKGIALLKLVFSALLLYFVFRRIPFRDVWDTVRSSQLGYLALALLFFCISKLVAAFRLNRYFREIGIPLTEKANGQLYLLGMFYNLFLPGGIGGDAYKGYILHREFGTRVRRVAGVLLLDRLSGLYLLVFYSGVLLLWLAPEWLEPYAVWLGLGLIASLALYWWLHGRLFPYAQPVFWHALSYSAVVQAAQLVTAYLLLQALQVDAGTPAYLLLFLLSSIAAVLPITIGGIGSRELLFYYGAAWFGLDEATAIGLSMEFFIITALVSLTGIYFHFRKPALHLREA, encoded by the coding sequence GTGGGGAACCTGCGTAAAAAGGGCATTGCACTGCTGAAACTCGTTTTCAGTGCGCTCCTGCTCTATTTCGTCTTCCGGCGGATCCCCTTCCGGGACGTCTGGGATACGGTGCGTTCCAGCCAATTGGGATACCTGGCACTCGCCCTGTTGTTTTTCTGCATTTCCAAATTGGTTGCCGCCTTCAGGCTAAACCGGTATTTCCGGGAAATCGGGATACCGCTGACGGAAAAGGCCAATGGACAGCTCTACCTGCTCGGGATGTTCTACAACCTCTTCCTGCCCGGGGGGATCGGGGGGGATGCCTACAAGGGATATATCCTGCACCGGGAATTTGGCACCCGGGTACGCCGGGTGGCGGGGGTCTTGCTGCTCGACCGCCTCAGCGGCCTCTACCTGCTGGTGTTTTACAGCGGCGTGCTGCTGCTCTGGCTGGCCCCCGAATGGCTGGAGCCCTATGCCGTCTGGCTCGGCCTGGGCCTGATTGCCAGCTTGGCCCTGTACTGGTGGTTGCACGGCCGCCTTTTCCCGTATGCGCAACCCGTTTTCTGGCATGCACTTTCCTATTCGGCGGTGGTTCAGGCCGCCCAACTGGTAACCGCCTACCTCCTGTTGCAAGCCCTGCAGGTGGACGCGGGCACCCCCGCCTACCTCCTCCTCTTTTTGCTGAGCAGTATCGCGGCCGTCCTCCCCATCACCATTGGGGGCATCGGCAGCCGGGAATTGCTTTTCTATTACGGGGCGGCCTGGTTTGGACTGGATGAAGCCACGGCCATCGGGCTGAGCATGGAGTTTTTTATCATTACGGCCCTGGTGTCCCTCACGGGCATCTACTTTCATTTCAGGAAACCGGCGTTGCACCTTCGGGAAGCCTGA
- the meaB gene encoding methylmalonyl Co-A mutase-associated GTPase MeaB, with translation MAPTQKPDGDKRGRPDSARTESARGRSSRPKPGPKDLLEGIRTSDRTALARGITLVESTLPDDREAASELVESCLPFSGNSIRIGVTGVPGAGKSTFIESLGGYLTGRGLKVAVLAVDPTSSLSKGSILGDKTRMNTLSRDERAFIRPSPAGTSLGGVTRKTRETISLCEAAGYEVILIETVGVGQSETAVHGMVDFFLLLKIAGAGDELQGIKRGIVEMADAIVINKADGANREAARRARSTFEQALHLYPPKPDGWRPEVLLCSSTEHTGIEAIWDLIDKFREKGRKTGAFQKKREQQYTAWFRQAVSEQLLSGFYEIPGVGPAYDELEQQVVARRTSPFRAAQQLLDQFGPKR, from the coding sequence GTGGCGCCTACCCAGAAACCAGACGGCGACAAACGGGGACGGCCGGATTCGGCCCGGACGGAATCCGCCCGCGGTCGATCTTCCCGCCCGAAACCCGGACCGAAAGACCTCCTGGAGGGGATTCGCACCTCGGACCGGACCGCCCTGGCGCGGGGCATCACCCTGGTGGAAAGTACCCTGCCCGACGACCGGGAAGCAGCCAGCGAACTCGTAGAAAGCTGCCTGCCCTTCTCAGGCAACAGCATTCGCATCGGGGTAACGGGCGTGCCCGGTGCCGGAAAGAGCACGTTTATCGAAAGCCTGGGGGGCTATCTCACCGGCAGGGGCCTGAAGGTGGCCGTCCTGGCAGTAGACCCCACCAGCAGCCTGAGCAAGGGCAGTATCCTGGGAGACAAAACCCGGATGAACACCCTCAGCCGGGACGAACGCGCTTTTATCCGCCCGTCGCCTGCCGGCACCTCCCTCGGGGGCGTAACCCGCAAAACGCGGGAAACCATCAGTCTCTGCGAAGCGGCCGGCTATGAGGTCATACTGATTGAAACCGTGGGGGTGGGCCAAAGCGAAACCGCCGTTCACGGAATGGTGGATTTTTTCCTGCTCCTGAAAATCGCCGGGGCCGGGGACGAACTGCAGGGGATCAAAAGGGGGATCGTGGAAATGGCCGATGCGATCGTGATCAACAAGGCGGACGGGGCCAACCGGGAGGCTGCGCGCCGTGCGCGATCCACATTTGAACAGGCCCTGCACCTCTACCCACCCAAGCCAGACGGCTGGCGGCCCGAAGTCCTGCTCTGTTCCTCGACGGAGCACACCGGGATTGAAGCTATTTGGGACCTGATAGACAAATTCCGGGAAAAGGGCAGAAAAACCGGGGCCTTTCAGAAGAAACGGGAACAGCAGTACACCGCGTGGTTCCGGCAGGCGGTATCCGAGCAACTCCTGTCGGGCTTCTATGAAATCCCGGGGGTAGGCCCCGCTTACGATGAGCTGGAACAACAGGTTGTGGCCCGCAGGACCAGCCCATTCCGCGCCGCACAGCAGCTGCTGGACCAGTTCGGCCCCAAACGCTGA
- a CDS encoding aldose epimerase family protein — MEQVTVKNDHLCLGVLNYGAIIQRLQFRDARGRFTDVVVGRDAPEDYLDDPAFLGACVGRFAGRISGGRLRIGNEYHPIPHRDGITLHGGERGFGKRYWTIESHSGDGDTAEVQLAYTSPHGEEGFPGELRTRLIYRLTGKTLMVRHEAETDRPTVVNLTNHSYFKLDDSDSIDHYRLRLGSGKRLETDERLLPTGRILEVAGSLYDFIQEREIGEIRLDTPYVLDPDGPAAVLYSRESGIRMEVSTNQPALVVYTPPHFAGICFETQGYPDAPNFSDFPGCELHPGQVYRNETLFSFENF; from the coding sequence TTGGAACAAGTTACTGTAAAAAACGACCACCTGTGCCTCGGGGTTTTGAATTACGGGGCCATCATCCAACGCCTGCAATTCCGGGATGCCCGGGGCCGATTCACCGATGTAGTGGTGGGCAGGGACGCCCCGGAAGACTACCTGGATGACCCCGCCTTCCTCGGGGCCTGCGTGGGGCGTTTTGCCGGGCGGATCTCCGGCGGCCGGCTGCGAATCGGAAACGAATACCACCCGATCCCCCACCGGGACGGCATCACCCTCCACGGGGGAGAACGCGGATTCGGCAAGCGGTACTGGACCATCGAATCCCATTCGGGCGACGGGGACACGGCGGAAGTACAACTGGCATATACCAGCCCGCACGGCGAAGAGGGATTTCCGGGCGAATTGCGAACCCGGTTGATTTACCGGCTCACCGGGAAAACCCTCATGGTAAGGCACGAGGCCGAAACGGACCGGCCCACGGTGGTCAACCTGACGAACCATTCGTATTTTAAGCTGGATGACTCTGATTCCATCGACCACTACCGGCTGCGCCTCGGGTCCGGCAAGCGCCTGGAAACCGATGAGCGCCTGTTGCCCACAGGGCGCATCCTGGAAGTTGCCGGCAGCCTCTACGACTTCATTCAGGAGCGGGAAATCGGCGAGATACGGCTCGACACGCCCTATGTACTGGATCCGGACGGGCCTGCCGCAGTCCTGTATTCCCGGGAATCCGGGATTCGGATGGAGGTCAGCACCAACCAACCGGCCCTGGTGGTTTACACCCCACCCCATTTCGCGGGTATTTGCTTTGAGACCCAGGGGTATCCGGATGCCCCGAACTTCAGCGATTTCCCGGGTTGCGAATTGCATCCTGGACAGGTATACAGGAATGAAACCCTTTTTTCCTTTGAGAATTTCTGA
- a CDS encoding arylesterase gives MSGLLKFRYILFLFLLVACKGEPSEKQAEELPENAASEEEAPGESSGNTILFFGDSLTAGLGLEPEQAFPALIGERLDSLGYDYQVVNAGLSGETTASGANRLDWVLRQPVAVFVLELGANDGLRGIPLSETRKNLKDIVERVRESDSTTRILLAGMQLPPNMGPAYTTEFREIFPELAAQHNLHLIPFLLDGVGGIPELNQQDGIHPTAEGHRILADNVWEVLGPVLQAEALQAGQPGGDQTPGTASDTRP, from the coding sequence ATGTCCGGACTCTTAAAGTTTCGTTATATTTTATTCCTTTTCCTGCTGGTAGCCTGCAAAGGCGAACCATCCGAAAAACAAGCTGAAGAGCTTCCAGAAAACGCGGCTTCCGAGGAAGAGGCTCCCGGGGAAAGTTCCGGGAATACGATTCTTTTCTTCGGGGATTCCCTTACCGCCGGCCTGGGCCTGGAGCCCGAGCAGGCTTTCCCGGCACTAATCGGAGAACGCCTCGATTCCCTGGGGTACGACTACCAGGTAGTCAATGCCGGCCTCAGCGGGGAAACTACGGCAAGCGGGGCCAACCGGCTGGACTGGGTACTCCGGCAACCGGTAGCTGTATTTGTACTGGAACTCGGCGCCAACGACGGGCTCCGCGGCATCCCCCTTTCCGAAACGCGAAAAAACCTGAAGGATATTGTGGAACGCGTCCGCGAATCGGATTCTACCACCCGCATCCTTTTGGCCGGCATGCAACTGCCACCCAACATGGGGCCGGCCTACACCACGGAATTCCGTGAAATTTTCCCGGAGCTGGCCGCCCAACACAACTTGCACCTCATCCCCTTTTTACTGGACGGCGTGGGGGGTATCCCCGAACTCAACCAACAGGACGGCATCCACCCTACGGCCGAAGGCCACAGGATACTCGCGGACAATGTCTGGGAAGTCCTGGGGCCGGTATTGCAGGCGGAAGCTTTGCAGGCGGGGCAGCCCGGGGGGGATCAAACTCCGGGTACGGCCAGTGATACCAGGCCTTGA
- a CDS encoding ABC transporter ATP-binding protein, protein MSNILNVRELRKSYDSGGSELTVLDDITFSVPEGTSYAIVGPSGSGKTTLLGLCAGLDATDAGTVELCGVSLESLSEDERAVLRNRKVGFIFQNFQLLPTLTALENVSVPLELRGEKQAGEQARELLAKVGLGERVHHYPSQLSGGEQQRVALARAFANRPEVLFADEPTGNLDEETGNRVVQLLFDLNKEAGTTLIIVTHDMDLARRCDRMLRLKGGKVYQREELPA, encoded by the coding sequence ATGTCAAATATATTAAACGTTCGCGAGCTTCGGAAGAGCTATGACAGCGGAGGGAGCGAACTAACCGTCCTGGATGATATTACCTTTTCGGTTCCCGAAGGGACCTCCTACGCCATTGTAGGGCCCTCCGGGAGTGGGAAAACCACCTTGCTGGGACTTTGCGCCGGCCTGGATGCCACAGACGCGGGCACCGTGGAACTCTGCGGGGTTTCCCTGGAAAGCCTCAGCGAGGACGAACGGGCTGTGCTGAGAAACCGGAAGGTCGGCTTTATTTTCCAGAACTTCCAATTGTTGCCCACCCTCACCGCCCTGGAAAACGTGAGCGTACCCCTGGAATTGCGGGGCGAAAAACAGGCGGGCGAACAGGCACGGGAACTCCTGGCAAAAGTAGGCCTGGGGGAACGCGTGCATCATTATCCCAGTCAGCTTTCCGGCGGGGAACAGCAGCGGGTGGCACTGGCCAGGGCTTTTGCAAACCGGCCGGAGGTACTTTTTGCGGACGAACCGACTGGGAACCTGGACGAGGAAACCGGAAACCGGGTGGTGCAATTGCTCTTTGACCTGAACAAGGAGGCGGGCACCACGCTGATCATCGTCACCCACGATATGGACCTGGCCCGTCGCTGCGACCGGATGCTTCGGCTCAAAGGGGGCAAGGTTTACCAACGCGAAGAATTGCCCGCCTGA
- a CDS encoding peptidoglycan DD-metalloendopeptidase family protein: MKSRILPILDIPYSPEAYRRIQLGGLGPEAYRGYLEGFFRESGARVAYGGYMENRSLYAAYAHFGTTGQAARTLHLGLDLWAPEGTSVRAPKAGRVHSWGNHKSAGDYGPVILMEHETAGGPIHTLYGHLSPDDLRGLRPGRRVRAGEIIGHLGGESDNGGYWPHLHFKVIHDLQGYSGDYPGVTDAGNRAFFERNCPDPALFLGLP; this comes from the coding sequence GTGAAATCCCGGATACTCCCCATACTGGACATTCCCTACAGCCCGGAAGCCTACCGGCGAATCCAGCTGGGAGGACTGGGCCCGGAGGCGTACCGCGGCTACCTGGAGGGTTTTTTCAGGGAGAGCGGAGCCCGGGTGGCGTACGGGGGGTATATGGAGAACCGGAGCCTGTATGCGGCGTACGCCCATTTCGGGACGACAGGCCAGGCTGCGAGGACCCTCCACCTGGGCCTGGACCTCTGGGCCCCGGAAGGCACCTCGGTACGCGCCCCAAAGGCCGGGCGGGTCCATAGTTGGGGAAACCATAAAAGTGCCGGTGACTACGGGCCGGTAATCCTGATGGAACACGAGACGGCAGGCGGCCCGATACACACCTTGTACGGACACCTGAGCCCGGATGACCTGCGGGGCCTCCGCCCGGGCCGGCGAGTGCGTGCCGGCGAGATCATCGGGCATCTGGGCGGGGAATCCGATAACGGGGGGTACTGGCCCCACCTGCATTTCAAGGTCATCCACGACCTGCAGGGCTACTCCGGGGACTATCCCGGGGTCACCGATGCCGGAAACCGCGCCTTTTTCGAAAGGAATTGCCCGGATCCGGCCCTTTTCCTTGGCTTACCCTAG
- a CDS encoding RNA polymerase sigma factor gives MANDLIEQCRNRDRRAQMALYRKYAQGMFCVAMRFVKNEADAEDLTQEAFIKAFRKIDQYKGEVTFGAWLKRIVVNRCIDFLKARRQHFVELEENRLQVTEAENWEVESALGVDDVKAAIEELPENYRYVVQLYLVEGYDHSEISEILQLRENTCRTRLMRGKGYLRELLKGKRHVAES, from the coding sequence TTGGCAAACGACCTGATCGAACAGTGCCGGAATCGCGACCGCAGGGCGCAAATGGCCCTCTACCGGAAATATGCCCAGGGCATGTTCTGCGTGGCTATGCGGTTTGTCAAGAATGAGGCCGATGCCGAGGACCTGACCCAGGAAGCCTTTATCAAGGCCTTCCGTAAAATTGACCAGTACAAAGGGGAGGTGACCTTCGGTGCCTGGTTGAAACGGATTGTCGTAAACCGCTGTATCGATTTCCTCAAAGCCCGCCGGCAGCATTTTGTGGAACTGGAGGAAAACAGGTTGCAGGTAACCGAGGCGGAAAACTGGGAGGTGGAATCCGCCCTGGGGGTAGACGATGTAAAAGCTGCTATAGAAGAATTACCCGAGAATTACCGGTATGTCGTACAGCTCTACCTGGTGGAGGGATACGACCACTCGGAAATCTCGGAAATCCTGCAACTGCGGGAGAACACCTGCAGGACCCGCCTGATGCGGGGGAAGGGGTACCTCAGGGAACTATTAAAAGGTAAAAGACATGTCGCAGAATCTTAA